From Drosophila virilis strain 15010-1051.87 chromosome X, Dvir_AGI_RSII-ME, whole genome shotgun sequence, the proteins below share one genomic window:
- the Lrpprc2 gene encoding leucine-rich PPR motif-containing protein, mitochondrial, producing MPPKGKKGKKGKKLPVLIDGVDTSAMTRDQLEAFALRLKAEMDREREERNYFQLERDKIRTFWEITRQQLEESKFELQQKDKEIEATQDLADIDTKHIMQQMKHLQFENHSKLGEVRAEAMTQLKVAQEHHLLQELELQTDKRQLRRIVRERIEMSDMQHRQLEAHFNQQLLEQRLLFESERKDNDRLHEEKMKEQRSKLELFFNSQMFEVEERKNQQIKDLQDHHDLAFNDMKNYYNDITLNNLALIGSMKEQIEQLRRQADRSDRIAAEATTETRRLKEPLEHAKTHLKELQRKLEFYDRDKLQLSRLKKSNIILEKKVKSLMWESETLLLRNDALVGERANLKARFNEVIVELQQKTGLKNVLLERKIAALMREDEKRSIIMRKTIATCAPEFADKLENVEKTVSDVVDTKNQTIIDLRYELAKAWKAHDDLLETYECKLKQYGIPTDELGFEPIRERTNQQLYICGPAGIVTENKSSALASAMLRSHLLQHVCLRLPLRYVALGAAAAVPAAHGSLHYAMPIASRRGMPALLPVASSYTSMAAAAGTKAASTSKKRSRKGSDGVSTVASIEDLWAQLEQHYQQHSVLRYEHCERILQLLEANRAGERPGLNSGQLHFLLGACVPELLPVQSSSERLEIFRRLWTQLLKVEQPTVSHYHTQLQMLHQNQLSLPDHRALLTEIATYNGPADAALYSALLDVAGASGNMRQATELISEMRERSFPLSERNFHALLLGHARSGDLPGVEAVLNSMRAAGITPTLSTQALCFVAYVENAELSKAGELLKQHAGSFNAPQLLQMLRAVLSQKKVDEKLMQQLMVELPSEYVAGVDVPPAINSLCIQLLHNGQAELMIQLIGMLPAPKYNENQNIDGFAALLLQELFRARTPLNQMIQFATQLRQRGQNTRALEVLAELALRRQPAIALSCLEALNAAGEPLRPHYFWPLLLQQHKLEGESGVLRLLGDMQRLGVECDEQTLRLYVLPHLWQTLQQPLQALQQLDAVGVRASQALVHVLAQLLQHQQLIEALELLQRYPTRVQPLLLLQPLAALAVHMRATKRYELFAQLTQALQQRSLQRQEDFVGSLLLQMCAPQTRLRQEPAALLRFVHELHRLQLQLSPAAAESLLSLASNSDADIRQTLAKTLQKMRNPELTLPADIASAAGGFIKHPRDMSLDELECHLIELEAKQLNTRGVLRRLLQLSVRDGRLERALELLTKCEALHVQTSPGMLASILDLHIKLKNLPRAQQSLQRLQTTYPGFLVDEHKLIDYAALLVAEGQLDAAKELLQKRSEQHKITGGDYVIKNVWQLLNNVAQMAAKESASASATSSESAGRSLTLETFQFLRKLGYCQSHNALLGPVVREWLLRGDMDGAVAEFQRLATRHNHTPLQFELLSLLVKLSNGDATELARFPGTTKESAQQNLVTVTSTVSRVHGAANMNSALLLALAESGTETQLRRLIINPEFRINHELLLKNCEHLGQEGAVRTLLRLARGVRGLQRTIDEQRIYDMLLAQFAKTNNYEGALDLYERLQADDELKVSQEFIRNLVKLLQLNNVEIPSSIAMRAQIR from the exons ATG ccacCAAAGGGTAAAAAGGGAAAAAAGGGCAAGAAGCTGCCAG TGCTCATCGATGGCGTGGATACCTCCGCGATGACTCGCGATCAGCTGGAGGCATTTGCGCTGCGCCTGAAAGCGGAAATGGATCGGGAGCGGGAAGAGCGCAATTACTTTCAGTTGGAACGCGACAAGATACGCACCTTCTGGGAAATAACGCGCCAGCAGCTGG AGGAGTCCAAATTCGAGCTGCAGCAAAAGGATAAGGAGATCGAGGCCACACAGGATTTGGCGGATATCGATACCAAGCACATTATGCAGCAGATGAAGCATCTGCAGTTCGAGAACCATAGCAAACTGGGTGAGGTGCGCGCCGAGGCAATGACTCAGCTGAAGGTGGCCCAGGAGCATCATTTGCTACAGGAACTGGAGCTGCAGACCGACAAGCGCCAGCTGCGCCGCATTGTGCGCGAGCGCATCGAGATGAGCGATATGCAGCATCGCCAACTGGAGGCACACTTCaatcagcagctgct AGAGCAACGCCTCCTGTTTGAAAGTGAGCGCAAGGATAATGATCGCCTGCACGAGGAGAAGATGAAGGAGCAACGCAGCAAGCTGGAGCTGTTCTTCAACTCGCAAATGTTTGAGGTGGAGGAGCGCAAGAATCAGCAGATTAAGGATCTACAAGATCACCATGATCTGGCATTTAACGACATGAAAAACTATTATAACGACATCACATTGAACAATCTGGCACTCATCGGTAGCATGAAGGAGCAAATCGAGCAGCTGCGTCGCCAGGCAGATCGTAGCGATCGCATCGCAGCCGAGGCGACCACAGAAACTCGCCGACTCAAGGAGCCGCTGGAGCATGCCAAGACGCATCTGAAGGAGCTGCAGCGTAAGCTGGAGTTCTATGATCGCGACAAGCTGCAGCTAAGTCGCCTGAAGAAGAGCAACATCATCTTGGAGAAGAAGGTGAAGAGTCTCATGTGGGAATCGGAGACACTTTTGCTGCGCAACGATGCTCTCGTTGGCGAGCGAGCCAATCTAAAGGCTCGATTCAACGAGGTCATCGTTGAATTGCAGCAGAAGACTGGCCTCAAGAATGTCCTGCTCGAGCGCAAGATTGCAGCTCTGATGCGCGAGGATGAGAAGCGCAGCATAATCATGCGCAAGACGATCGCCACCTGTGCCCCCGAATTCGCCGACAAGCTGGAGAATGTGGAGAAGACCGTCAGCGATGTGGTCGACACCAAGAACCAGACCATTATCGATCTGCGCTACGAGCTGGCCAAGGCCTGGAAGGCCCACGACGACCTCCTCGAGACATACGAGTGCAAACTCAAGCAATATGGCATCCCCACCGATGAGCTCGGCTTTGAGCCGATACGTGAAAGGACCAACCAACAGCTCTACATATGCGGCCCCGCCGGCATTGTCACTGAGAACAAG TCCAGCGCCTTGGCTAGCGCCATGTTGCGTTCGCATTTATTGCAACACGTGTGCCTGCGTCTTCCACTGCGATATGTTGCActtggggctgctgctgcggtgcCAGCGGCACATGGAAGCCTCCATTATGCAATGCCAATAGCCAGCAGGAGAGGAATGCCGGCGCTGCTCCCAGTTGCGAGTAGCTACACGTCAAtggcagccgcagcaggaACAAAAGCAGCATCCACAAGCAAGAAGCGCTCGCGAAAAGGCAGCGACGGCGTATCAACTGTTGCCAGCATCGAGGATTTGTGggcgcagctggagcagcactaTCAGCAGCACAGTGTGCTTCGTTATGAGCACTGCGAACGCATTCTGCAGCTACTGGAGGCTAATCGTGCTGGGGAGCGGCCGGGACTTAATTCCGGGCAGCTGCATTTTCTGCTGGGCGCTTGTGTGCCGGAGCTGCTGCCCGTGCAGAGCAGCAGCGAGCGCCTGGAGATATTTCGGCGCCTGTGGACGCAGCTGCTCAAGGTGGAACAGCCTACTGTGTCGCACTATCATACACAGCTGCAGATGCTGCATCAGAACCAGCTGTCGCTACCCGATCATCGGGCACTGCTCACCGAGATTGCCACCTACAATGGCCCAGCGGATGCAGCACTGTATAGCGCTCTGCTGGACGTGGCCGGTGCCAGTGGCAACATGCGTCAGGCCACTGAACTGATAAGTGAGATGCGTGAGCGCAGCTTTCCGCTTTCCGAGCGCAACTTTCATGCTCTACTGTTGGGACATGCGCGCAGTGGAGATTTACCCGGCGTGGAGGCGGTCCTAAACAGCATGCGGGCGGCGGGCATTACGCCCACTCTGAGCACCCAGGCCCTGTGTTTTGTTGCCTATGTGGAAAACGCCGAGCTGAGCAAGGCGGGCGAATTGCTAAAGCAGCACGCCGGCAGCTTCAATgcgccgcagctgctgcaaatgcTGCGTGCGGTGCTGAGCCAGAAGAAGGTGGACGAGAAGTTAATGCAGCAACTGATGGTTGAACTGCCATCAGAGTATGTGGCTGGCGTGGATGTGCCTCCGGCAATAAACAGCCTCTGTATTCAGCTGCTGCACAATGGGCAGGCAGAGCTAATGATTCAGCTGATTGGCATGCTGCCGGCACCCAAATACAACGAGAACCAAAACATCGATGGCTTTGCGGCGTTGTTGCTGCAGGAACTCTTCCGGGCGCGTACACCGCTCAACCAGATGATTCAGTTTGCCACCCAGTTGCGACAGCGGGGTCAAAACACACGCGCTTTGGAGGTGCTTGCAGAGCTGGCATTGCGCCGCCAACCGGCCATTGCGTTGAGTTGTCTGGAGGCCCTGAATGCCGCCGGCGAGCCACTGCGTCCGCACTACTTctggccgctgctgctgcagcagcacaagcTCGAGGGTGAGAGCGGTGTGCTCCGGCTGCTGGGCGATATGCAGCGCCTGGGCGTGGAGTGTGACGAGCAAACGCTGCGTCTTTATGTGCTGCCCCATCTGTGGCAGACGCTGCAACAGCCGCTGCAAGCATTGCAGCAACTAGACGCCGTGGGCGTACGCGCCTCTCAGGCACTGGTTCATGTGCTTGCCCAGCTATTGCAGCACCAGCAACTGATTGAAGCGCTGGAGCTGCTCCAGCGTTATCCGACGCGAGTTCAGCCTTTGCTACTGCTTCAGCCACTGGCAGCGCTGGCCGTGCACATGCGGGCCACCAAGCGCTACGAACTGTTCGCCCAGCTGACGCAGGCATTACAGCAGCGGTCGCTGCAGCGCCAGGAGGATTTCGTTgggtcgctgctgctgcagatgtGCGCACCACAGACGCGTCTGCGCCAGGAGCCGGCTGCCTTATTGCGATTCGTGCACGAACTGCATcgcctgcagctgcagctgtcgcCAGCAGCGGCCGAGTCATTGCTCAGCTTGGCGAGCAACAGCGATGCAGACATCCGCCAAACGCTGGCCAAAACGCTGCAGAAAATGCGCAATCCAGAGTTGACGCTGCCCGCGGACATAGCTTCAGCGGCTGGTGGCTTCATCAAGCATCCGCGCGACATGTCGCTGGACGAACTGGAGTGTCATCTGATTGAGCTGGAGGCCAAGCAGCTGAACACTCGCGGAGTCCTGCGccgcctgctgcagctgagcGTGCGCGATGGTCGGCTCGAGCGCGCCCTCGAGCTGTTGACCAAATGCGAGGCGTTGCACGTCCAAACCAGTCCCGGCATGCTGGCCTCCATTCTCGACCTGCACATTAAGCTGAAGAATCTGCCGCGCGCACAGCAGAGTTTGCAACGATTGCAGACAACGTATCCAG GCTTTCTGGTGGATGAGCATAAGCTGATTGACTACGCGGCTCTGCTAGTGGCGGAGGGACAACTGGATGCGGCCAAAGAGCTGCTGCAGAAGCGCTCCGAGCAGCACAAGATCACCGGTGGCGACTATGTTATCAAGAATGTCTGGCAGCTGCTCAATAATGTTGCACAAATGGCAGCCAAGGAATCCGCATCAGCATCCGCAACCTCTTCTGAGTCTGCTGGTCGCAGTCTCACGCTTGAAACGTTTCAGTTCCTGCGCAAGCTTGGCTATTGCCAGTCGCATAATGCGCTCCTGGGTCCCGTTGTGCGCGAGTGGCTGCTTCGCGGTGATATGGATGGTGCGGTGGCAGAGTTCCAGCGCCTGGCCACCCGCCACAATCACACGCCGCTGCAGTTTGAGCTGCTATCACTATTGGTGAAGCTGAGCAATGGCGACGCAACGGAGCTGGCTCGGTTTCCGGGCACAACGAAAGAGTCGGCACAGCAGAATTTGGTCACGGTTACATCGACGGTCAGTCGCGTGCATGGCGCAGCCAACATGAACAGCGccctgctgctggcgctggccGAGTCCGGCACTGAGACGCAGCTGCGCCGGCTCATTATCAATCCGGAATTCCGTATCAATCACGAACTGCTGCTCAAGAACTGTGAGCACCTGGGCCAGGAGGGCGCCGTGCGCACACTGCTCCGTTTGGCGCGTGGCGTCCGTGGTCTGCAGCGTACCATCGACGAGCAGCGCATTTACGACATGCTGCTAGCCCAGTTCGCCAAGACCAACAACTACGAGGGCGCCTTAGACCTCTACGAGCGCCTGCAGGCCGACGACGAATTGAAGGTATCACAAGAGTTCATCCGAAATCTGGTGAAACTGTTACAGCTGAACAATGTTGAGATTCCCAGCAGCATTGCGATGCGTGCTCAGATTAGATAG
- the LOC6635585 gene encoding RNA-binding protein RO60, whose product MRQRLLSTAADASNRPTDADSNVSQRMELEAEDKHHIAPSAIEKLRRFCYLGRIEAPVYAPTTFDLTVECHFGALRELCGLVGGTELVECLRNVLDACNEPYLPRRDEALLVLAIYLSTRTDENQRTVVRGHFGELVRTDKDLLLVIKFVKHVQKLMERKTPISRTIRKAVLDWYQHQPLDKLLHMWSLNDCDRAQHRELLHRCHYSNVEFDAATMAALRVLSMPAKELAKWPNSLEPLVKHKEKIVGIANLRLSKNPHLALPIINQLSLCYEHMPRHVMTDTKVVNMLLPKMSYEQLLQSWPTFMKLYKSNRSAQHSYIQRFFDPSGLRAANMEPIRLLLQEKRGVKRKKNISKGVVPVKPVSFIQKLYRQSFGCNKALGLRLHITINLEMCYIGKSLTGRWRSIKYLDAVVALAFGYFKCDPKVKVRIWHDKSGQLKSLPWMPEMSVDDAHACCENQKVAKIKQTLTDVLDNALQDAEQAYDVFLVLVPRATRGNSKNKSDQLCQRLDEYRQKRNINAKFIIISLRQNHASMSYSKLRNEHILELCSITEQTPRLINAFAHGKFF is encoded by the exons ATGAGGCAACGATTATTGTCAACAGCGGCAGATGCATCGAATCGACCAACAGACGCGGATTCGAATGTCAGTCAGAGAATGGAATTGGAAGCAGAGGACAAACATCACA TTGCTCCTTCGGCCATTGAAAAGCTAAGACGATTCTGCTACCTAGGAAGGATTGAGGCACCCGTTTATGCACCCACAACGTTTGACCTGACTGTGGAGTGCCACTTTGGAGCATTGCGCGAACTATGTGGTCTGGTCGGCGGGACGGAGCTGGTGGAGTGCTTAAGGAATGTACTAGATGCCTGCAACGAGCCCTATTTGCCGCGCCGCGATGAAGCACTACTTGTGCTGGCCATTTACCTGTCGACGCGCACTGACGAAAATCAGCGCACGGTGGTGCGCGGCCACTTTGGCGAGCTGGTGCGCACGGATAAGGACTTGTTGTTAGTGATCAAATTTGTAAAGCATGTTCAAAAGCTGATGGAACGCAAAACCCCAATCAGTCGCACCATTCGCAAGGCTGTCTTGGATTGGTACCAGCATCAGCCGCTCGATAAGCTGCTGCACATGTGGTCACTGAACGATTGTGACCGGGCCCAGCACCGGGAACTGCTGCATCGCTGCCACTACAGCAACGTTGAGTTCGATGCAGCGACTATGGCCGCATTGCGTGTGCTGTCAATGCCCGCTAAGGAGCTGGCCAAGTGGCCAAATTCTCTAGAGCCCCTTGTCAAACACAAGGAAAAAATTGTGGGCATTGCCAATCTTCGTCTGTCCAAAAATCCTCACTTGGCCCTACCTATTATAAACCAACTGTCACTTTGCTATGAGCATATGCCTCGTCATGTCATGACCGACACAAAAGTTGTAAACATGCTGTTGCCCAAAATGAGCTACGAACAGCTGTTGCAAAGCTGGCCAACATTCATGAAGCTCTACAAGTCGAATCGCAGTGCTCAACATAGTTATATTCAGCGTTTCTTCGATCCCTCAGGATTGCGTGCAGCCAATATGGAGCCCATACGGTTGCTCCTGCAGGAAAAACGCGGAGtcaagcgaaaaaaaaac ATTTCGAAAGGCGTTGTACCCGTAAAACCGGTCAGTTTTATTCAGAAGTTGTACAGACAGTCTTTCGGCTGCAACAAGGCACTTGGCTTGCGCCTGCATATAACAATTAATCTGGAGATGTGCTACATCGGAA AATCTCTTACTGGACGTTGGCGCTCGATCAAATATCTCGATGCAGTTGTTGCTTTAGCCTTTGGCTACTTTAAGTGCGATCCTAAAGTGAAAGTGCGTATTTGGCATGATAAGAGCGGCCAACTAAAGAGTTTACCGTGGATGCCTGAGATGTCAGTGGATGATGCACATGCCTGCTGTGAAAACCAAAAAGTCGCCAAAATCAAACAAACCCTAACAGACGTGCTCGACAATGCACTTCAGGATGCGGAGCAGGcgtatgatgtatttttggtGTTGGTTCCACGCGCTACGCGTGGCAATTCCAAGAACAAGTCCGATCAACTTTGCCAACGGCTCGATGAGTATCgccaaaaacgaaatataaatgccaa ATTTATCATAATCAGCTTGCGCCAGAATCATGCCTCCATGAGCTATTCGAAGCTACGCAACGAGCACATATTGGAGCTATGCAGTATTACTGAGCAGACTCCACGTTTGATAAATGCCTTCGCTCACGGCAAGTTCTTTTAG